caatcccatctgtctgtccattaccctgggggtagaatcactgacccccccagagaaggttcgcaacttgggcgtcctcctcgatccacagctcacattagagaaacatctttcagctgtggcgagggggatgttcgcccaggttcgcctcgtgcaccaattgcgaccctatttggaccaggagtcactgctcaccttgaggctcgactactgtaacgctctctacatggggctacctttgaaaaatgttcggaaacttcagatcgtgcagaatgaagctgcgagagcaatcatgggcttccctaaatatgcccatgttacaccaacactccgcagtctgcattggttgccgatcagtttccggtcacaactcaaagtgttggttatgacctataaagcccttcatggcaccggaccagattatctcagggaccgccttctgctgcacgaatcccagcgaccagttaggtcccacagagtgggtcttctccgggtcccgttgactaaacaatgtcgcttggcggggcccaggggaagagccttctctgtggtggccccggccctctggaaccaactccccccagagattagaattgcccccaccctccttgcctttcgtaagctacttaaaacccacctctgccgtcaggcatgggggaattgagatcctcttttcccctaggcctttacaattctatgcatggtatgtatgtatgtatgtttggttttttatattaatgggttttttcatcgtttttaatattagattactattgtacactgttttattgttgctgttagccgccccgagtctccggagaggggcggcatacaaatccaataaataaataaataaatagtaattacAGGATAAACTGATATTGGATTAATTAACTCAATGTAGAAATAAATGAAAGTTTCTGTTTAAGATGGGCATAATAGAGAGTTTGACATTGTTTATGCTGatgaaatgtaatttttttagtgtaaggtgggaaaaagactgctgttttctttttacttgataatattatataagttctatagaacgttttctttttaatggaagaaaataaGCCTCCGTTGAATGAtcgattgaaaaagaaaaaaattatatatgttttattttaagcaagGTTTTCagtgtttgtacttatgtattgttttttattatttgttgggaaaaaataaaatttctatttggaaataaaaaataaaaaaattgggaGTGAACCCCTGCAATAGCCAACCTAAACCACCAGAGGGCACAGGTTTGCAATATACCTGTACTTCCAATAAACTTCCTGTTTGCAAAATACATAACCATATTTTTGGCTGCGTTCACACCACTTATTGCTGCGTTTCCTTAACATTGCTTAGGATAGACATATAAACCAATGCATGGCTTGATGTGACAGCCTCATTTTCCCCTCCTTGCAAAGATAATAGCTGGATTAAATAACCCATTCCGAAAGTGCACTGATCCAGGAAGTTAAAAAGGTTAGAAAAATGCAAGCAATTCAATCTGTCTCCCAAGTTTCTAGCCCTCATGGTTTTAGAGCAAAGTTGGATTCCCAAGAGAAATTGTGAAGGGCCAATTTTGCAGGGTATTTTTTTCCCCACACACACAGTTCAAGCACTGGATATGAGATTAAAGCCTGAGAATAAATCTGGAATGCAAGCGAGGATGAGAATATTGGTTTATTAATGATCTGTTTCCGAGGAATATTTTTACGAGGTGGCACTTGGATTTCATCATCAAGATTGGATGCctaatggggttcttttttttcctctgctggcTTTCACTCCTCCCAATTTATTTTAGGAAACAGCCCTAGACGTTTTAACCCTTCCTTTTACCGAAAGCCGGCAGAATACAATAAACTCTTCACGTCAGGCCAAGTGACGATTGGAAACAAGTGTTATGGCTTTGAGATTGTTTTGTCCCGTTCAGTACAGACCTACATCAAGGTAACAGCCCTCCCCTTTCTGCTTTCTATCccctatctcttctatctcatctatttctatccatccatccattatctatctatctatctatctatctatctatctatctatctatcttctatctatctatctatctatctatcatctatctcttctatctcatctatttctatccatccattatctatctatctatctatctacctatctatctatctatctatctatctatctatctatctatctatcatctatctcttctatctcatctatttctatccatccattatctatttatctatctatctatctatctatctatctatcatctatctcttctatctcatctatttctatccatccattatctatctatctatctatctatctatctatctatctatctatctatcatctatcttttctatttcatctatttctatccatccattatctatttatctatctatctatctatctatctatctatctatcatctatctcttctatctcatctatttctatccatccattatctatctatctatctatttatctatctatctatctatcatctatctcttctatctcatctatttctatccatccattatctatctatctatctatctatctatcatctatctcttctatctcatcTAATTtatatccatccattatctatctatctatctatctatctatctatctatctatctatctatctatctatctatcatctatctcttctGTCATCTATTtatatccatccattatctatctatctatctatctatctatctatctatctatctatctatcatctatctcttctatctcatcTATTtatatccatccattatctatctatctatctatctatctatctatctatctatctatctatctatctatctatctatctatctatcatctatcttctatctcatctatttctatccatccattatctatctatctatctatctatctatctatctatctatctatctatctatctatctatctatctatcatccattatttatttatttatttatttacttacttacttacttacttatttattagatttgtatgccgcccctctccgtagtctcggggcggctcacaacaacaataaaacaattcaagacaaatctaataatttaaaaacattataccATTATACCTCTCTATTACCCTGTTTGCCCCAAAATAAGTCCTCCCTTGATAATAAACTCAATTGGCCTTTTGAGTTCATAacaataagtctaagtgcttatTTCggagttcaaaaaaaatataagacagggtcttattttcagggaaacacggtatctatcatctattcagTTACCTATCAACCCATATATTATCTATTTTTTGTCTATTTATATCTGTCtgcatctaccatctatctatatcatctatctgtctgtaggCCACCCAGATCCCAGTGATTGTGGTTAGCATACCGCTTACAAATTGCAAAACAACCTgccttctttttatttgtttttaaatgattcttaatgaatataaacatttaaaaagatattaaaaagtcagacattaaaacatacaaagaaacaaaagaaaaaaatacattaaaccttttttaaaaaaaaaacccgatCACCGCGTTTATGCTAAGGTGGTCTCAGTTtgcccaggcatgggggactagAAACTTGAGCTTAAGGCACAAATTTCATGTGACCTTCGAATTCTCCATCCTAACCTCAACTGGTTTTCTTGGTCTGTTTGTTTACTTTCCagaaaaagcaaaacaagaaTCAGATTTGTTGGCTTCTCCAAAAAGTCTCCCGGGAACTCAAAAACACGCTTGGATATGACACCTTCCAGAAATTTCTGGACAATGAGCAATATGCCACTCGGAGCATCCAGCGCTACGAATGGATCTTTGGGCCCACATTTGTCAGCACCGGGGGCTTAAACAGCACCAAGGTAATGTGAAATGTCCgtctatcccagtgtttcccaaccttggccacttgaaggtatctggacttcaactcccagaattccccagccagcatttgctggctggggaattctgtgagttgaagtccaaatatcttcaagtggccaaggttgggaaacactggtctatcaaATCACTTCCTGTCTTACGTTGGTTACACTGATGAACAcattttctgagttggcacaatACACGACATTATGTACATCAGTGctaactttaagatgggtgaacttcaattcccagaattccccagccagcatgctttagaCTTCAACTCCGGTATGCTAGCTGAGGATAGCATAGCGTGAcccaagcatagcccataaaatcacctgctacaacgtccttcccgtcaacgactacttcagcttcaaccacaacaacgcaggAGCACTCCATATCTCCaaaattccaaatctcaaccaaaaaatactcggtcatagaaacatagaagattgacggcagaaaaagacctcctggtccatctagtctgcccgtatactatttcctgtattttatcttaggatggatctatgtttatcccaggcaggtttcaattcagtgactgtggatttaccaaccacgtctgctggaagtttgttccaaggatctactactctttcagtaaaataatattttctcacgttgcttctgatctttcccccaactaacctcagattgtggccccttgttcttgtgttcactttcctattaaaaacacttccctcctgaaccttatttaaccctttcatcatttctgacagatggcagtccagtttcttcttgaaagccaccagggatgaagctcccacaacttttggtggcaagctgttccactggccgATTGCTCTCCCTGTCAGGAAACttccccttagttctaggttgcttctctccttggttagtttccacccattgcttcttgttctgccttcaggtgctttggagaatagcttgactccctcttctttggggcaacccctgagatattggaagactgctgtcaaGTCAGCCCTAGTTCTTCTCAATTCAGTCCTTTCCTATCCTGTTTCTGAAGTCTCAAATATCTTCCCGTATTTTCTCCTAGGAGCTGGTCCGCCTGTTGGATTTGAAACCAGGTCGACGTGTACTAGACGTGGGCTGTGGACTTGGAGGTAGCGATTTTTACCTGGCCAAGGTATCTTGGGTttccttctattattattattattctgactcAGAGGTCGATACTCTGCACCAGGAAAATCTGAAGTTCCAACTCAGAGGTTAAGTTGAGGTGGACTTCCATACTACGTGGTGGTGGGTCTTTCAATTTTCTCAAGTCTCCAAGCTTGTCAGATATGtggaaaggaagggagcctagtatagatctatttcgaccttgttaTGGTCTCGTCAGCCAGGCATACCCTTatggggatttgaacctgtagcgtgctgcatgcaaggcaggatattaacctctgtaCTACAGGCTTGCCTCCGAATCAGCTTTTACGAGGGAAGAGCCATATGTTTGATTTTCTGtcgaaatcaccctggtattatatactacacacacatacatacatacattcatacatgcacatacacacactaacttcgctatgaaactatgtgatcgggcttgataaatcaacacagcttgaaaattaatgagtagttactccccttccctccctcagccttgctggcttagctcaactgttctgtagtaaagctgcttgctgctgtgacaGTAAGACTGAAACTTCTCTcccctgcttgtgttttgcatttggaacagatttcttttcaggtggggagggggagtagaactccttaggaTCAGAGCacgttaataataatataggaaattATTAATAATCTGATggccattttgaaaaatcctttcttaatgAGCACCTAGAAGGTGAGAGGAACATATGTAGCAAATTTCACGTTTGTAGCTTTtgtggttctggagattttatgATGATGCGTTGAGTTGCATTTCGCTTTTATAATAACgtatatagatatttatttaCCGTACTTTCTTGGCAGGAGTTTGGGGTGGAGGTCTTGGGCCTTGATCTTTCGTCCAATATGGTGGAGCTGGCTTTGGAACGGGCGCAGAAGGAACCCAGCTCGCTGGTAAgaaccagaaaagaaaaaaatatggtacagtagtacttctagatacgagctgctctacatgcgagtatttcaacaTACGAGCCacgagaggagagacatttttgttctagtcccgagctcaaattcgggatacgagccgagcgtccactaggtggcgcaagaatccttgcttttggttatctcggaggggaaaaaagttatttgttccagatacgagttgcctcgacatacaagctcccttatggaacgaattatgctcatatctaggggtactactgtatatggagTTGAAACAGGAAAATTTTGGTGGTTGTTATCGTTGAGATTCTTTCACTTGGAGTTCTTTCACTTGGAGAATCCTTGGAgttttctgcggagaggggcggcatacaaatctaaataataaataaatatttggccccattttttttctctctctctatttctaatTCCAGGTCCAGTTTGAAATCAGCGATGTCACTCGGAGGGTATTCCCAGAAGCTTCCTTCGATATTGTTTACAGCCGAGACACTATCCTGCACATCGAAGACAAAATTAGTCTTTTTCGGAGGTTCTTGGTGAGCTTCATTCTCGTCTCTGCAGATAAATAGATGAAGCCAGTGTCCGGTTCCAAGTTTCTTCAGTGACACGACGCATGGGCGCATGAGCAGTGCTAAAAGCagcgcttctgcacatgcgcagaagcaaaagacaaAATGGCGGTGCTTATGGCGCCGCCGAGAGAGGTAGTTTggaggcatggcaggcctgggtcgctatCATTTTCAGTGACCCAGGCCGcaaagttactactggttctattgaGCCGATacgaaatgggaggaacccacctccgaATGAAGCTAAAGTTCTCTGCGTAGAAACTACAAACTCAAGAGGCCCTCCGTCAAGGTTATTCGAACTTGGCagatttaagatgggtggacttccactcccagaattctctggttagcatgctttaagatgggtggacttcaattcccagaatcctccagccagcatgctttaagatgggtggacttccactcccagaattctctggttagcatgctttaagatgggtggacttcaattcccagaattccccagcctttaagatgggtggacttcaattcccagaattccccagcctttaagatgggtggacttccactcccagaattccccagccagcatcctttaagatgggtggacttcaactcccagaattcctcagccagcatcctttaagatgggtggacttccactcccagaatccccttgtcaggccgaagtcttcatgtggagttagagagttcagcctgacacaacacaaggggggaagggaggagtagtgagtagtcagagaggaaagttactagacacaaccaaagattcctttctccaagccaaggccaccgtttgttctgcctcaactgaagaggacgttgataagcccctgcacacagactggctctcgtgatgaacttgtgggtgtggggggatgtaagatgaaccttaacctaggtgggattctgggaagtattcaGAATCAGAATGACATATGGCGTAACCCattcactacttaccagagcttacaaaactttcgccagacccatcctcgaatacagctcttctgtttggaacccatatcgcatctcagacattaacacccttgaaaatgtccaaagatccttcaccagaagagcctttcactcctccactcgaaacagaagaccctacgagactagactttcaatcctgggcctagaaagcctagaactaagacgccttaaacaagatctaagtattgcccacaagatcgtatgtcacaacgtcctgcctgttggcgactacttcagcttcaaccacaacaacacaagagcacacgacagatttcaacttaatattaaccgctccaaacttgactgtaaaaaatatgacttcagtaaccgagttgtcgaagcgtggaactcattaccggactccgtagtgtcatccccaaacccccaacactttacccttagattatctacggttgacctatccagattcctaagaggtcagtaaggggcgagtacaagtgcactagagtgccttctgtcccctgtcctattgctctcctatatctcctatacctttcttctattcctatatctcttcttctattctttcattgatatgttctattcctatatcttctcttctattctttcttagatatattttactatgagtatctcctttataacgttcatcatgtattttgctatgtgtatatagatatatacccactaaaacccttactgtgtattggacaaaataaataaataaaataaataaataaatatggttctgttaataaatcaagctctgattgagagattTGGACTGGAACGGTGCTATTTGGAGCGCTGACATTTAAATTCCGATTCtgaatacttcccagaatcccacctagatttcaaatcccagaatcccccagctagtATGGTTTAAGAGAGGTGGACCTCAACTCCTCAGCATactaactggggaattctgggagttggagtccacccacTTTAAAGCTACCAATTTTGAGTAATACAGTCTCGGCGCCTACTGTCCATCTGACACCGCCATCTCTGCTTTTCTTCCTAGTCGTGGCTCAAAGCAGGCGGGCAGCTTCTCATCTCCGATTACTGCTGTGGGCCACGTCCGTGGTCCTCCACGTTCAGCCGATACGTCGAGCAGAGGAAGTACAACCTCCTTACTCCAGAAGACTACGGCCAGGTAACATTATGGGAGAAATTTCTCAATTCAGGGCTGGATAGCTCCACCAACgtgacaggtagtcctcaacttacgaccaattCAGTTAGTGACCGTTCCAAAAGTTGTGGACGTCGCTGGAAAAAAAGGCGACAGGGTCGGtcctgttgtgagtgttccctatCAGCCTCAGGAAGTGTCAGATTATTCAGAGGAGGACGAAGAGACAGAAGCTTTAACGTACCCGGATTTAAGAGAAGTGGTGGAGAGCAGTGAAGATGAAGGCGTAGGTGAAAATGTGTTGGATGATAGCATGGAAAGCAGTTCTTCTTCAGAGAGTGGGGAGGTAGCTGACAGCCCTTGATTGAACGTGAGGATTTAGGAGATTTgcaaaaagaagggaggagatgTTTTGGGGGAAAAGTTTTAAATCTGCAAGTTTAGAACTATGTAAATCAACCAATACGTCCTATCCTGAATTGTATCAGAAGAGGCGccgcattatttt
This genomic window from Erythrolamprus reginae isolate rEryReg1 chromosome 13, rEryReg1.hap1, whole genome shotgun sequence contains:
- the LOC139175303 gene encoding uncharacterized protein, with amino-acid sequence MANTTETSPRHLMHQFWEEHSQNSSLEEMMLDSGAQELTQEDTPEILSLLPFLEGQEVLELGAGIGRFTGSLADLAHHVTAVDFMDSFLKQNQQENGHRTNITFLQADVTALEFPSQSFDLIFSNWLFMYLSDAELDASVQQMLLWLKPHGHIFFRESCFYQSGNSPRRFNPSFYRKPAEYNKLFTSGQVTIGNKCYGFEIVLSRSVQTYIKKKQNKNQICWLLQKVSRELKNTLGYDTFQKFLDNEQYATRSIQRYEWIFGPTFVSTGGLNSTKELVRLLDLKPGRRVLDVGCGLGGSDFYLAKEFGVEVLGLDLSSNMVELALERAQKEPSSLVQFEISDVTRRVFPEASFDIVYSRDTILHIEDKISLFRRFLSWLKAGGQLLISDYCCGPRPWSSTFSRYVEQRKYNLLTPEDYGQLLQKAGFVEVRALDSTDQMLSALTQELQALETSKEKFVQEFSKEEFESMASSWRSKLQRCAAGDQRWGVFLARKPQ